The genomic window TGAAGTTCCTTAGAAGGTTGTAAGAAGGAAATGCACTCAGGGATTTCCTACAAATAAATTCTCTAATGTTGTGGGGTGGGCGTCTCGCCCGCCAATAATTAAAGGTAGGCAAAGACACCCACCCCACAAGAACTAAACGGTATTCCTACTTTACCAGCCTTGTTCTGCATTCTGAAAAACGTAAGCAGCTACCTCCAAAATCTCCTCAGGACTTAACTTGCTTTTAAAGGCAGGCATGGCATTTTTTCCATTTTGCACTTGGTGGATAATCGCCTCGATTGAGTCACGATCATAATTTTCTAGGTACTTTGACAATGCTTCCTTTTTCAAGGTTTTCTGGCTAATAAGGATGTTACCGCCACCTATATGGCAAGAAGCGCAGTTAGCCTCGAAAATTTTAGCACCGTTAGATGTTTCGGCAGCTAGTGCTGGACTAATGAATGTCAATTTGAATTGGGCGATCGCTAACAGTAGGATTAATAAAAGTATTCTCAACAGTATTTCCTCGCAACAAGCCTCCAGCAAGAGTATAAACGCGATTAATCCTTGATTAAGTCAAATTTGATCAAAAGTGGCGGTAACGAGTTCACACCTCCATCGCCACTGGTTGTTTAGCGTCTTAAGGGAGGATAGGACTCGTTACCGCCATTTATGCATTTTGTGCGTCACTCTAGAAGTGTGGCGTGTTGCTATGAGCTAATTTCACTGAGAAATCATTTTGTGTCAAAGGTTGATGTTTCTAGCCTTGGACAGTGATTGTACCAACCATGCCAGCACCACGGTGAGGTTCACAGTAGAAGGTGTAGTCACCAGCAGGTGCGTCTGTTGCAAAGGTGGTTGTTTCTTTTTGACCAGGACTCATGAGCAACTTCTTATGAGACAGAGATTTTGCTAAATCGGCGCTCTTAGTGGGGTTTTTGGCAGAATCAAACACAACATTATGGGGGGGAACTTTGTTGTTCACCCATTCAACTGTGTCGCCTGGTTTAATGGTCAACTTTTTCGGTTCAAATGCTAGCAATCCTTTATCGCTACCCAATTTCACCTGGTAGGTTTCAGCCGAAGCACTGGGAGTAAAAACAGCAAAGCTGCTAACAACTAAAAGGATGGTCAACACAGCTAAACCAAGACGTCGCCAGCTTGCTGAAATCAATTTCATGGCTCTCTCCTAACAAATAATTTTTTTCCTTTCCTCATTTTAAATAAAATCAACACCAAATATGACAATCTGTCATAGATACAATTTTTTTTTTAAGAATGGGCAGCAATTTATTGCCAAAAGCTTTGCAATCAGTAATAAATACTAGACTGCGATCGCCCAAAAAGCTTGTGAAGAAAGGTAAACACTCAAACAAGAGATTTTTATTTTTTCTTTAGGAATATCTTGACTTTTCAGAAATTTTTTGTGCAGCAACCAGGAACATTTTGTGCTGCGGTGAGAACGAAAGCAGCTAAACTTTGGTGAAAACTAGGGATTGGGGACTAGGGACTAGGGACTGAATTCTTTTCAATCCCCAATCCCCAGTACCCAATACCCAATGACTCAGTACTAATTACGGGATTTAGTAATAGATTTTTCCGCCTCCCCACTTAGTGCCAACGATTTTGGGTTGTAAGAGAATATGACCGGCGATCGCCTCCAAGTCATCATCCGTCAGATTTCGCATTGCTGTGAAAATATCTGCACTTTTGACACTGGGGTGTATTTCGGAAATCTCTTCTTCCCCGTCGTAAGTAGTGGGATTTTTCAGGTAATCCACCAAGCCTTCAACGTTGTTACGGTTGGGTGTTGCCAATGCCAGATCGTCTGGAGTAAGTCCCACGTTCTGATTTGTCTTGGTAACTCCCCCAGCATGACATTGGGCGCAAGCGTAATTAAATAAGCGTTTGCCTTCTTTGACTTGTTTAAGGCTAAGTACGGTGGTTTCACCTTGAGTATTTAATGGCACTGTTCGGGTAGCTTTGTCCAGTTCCACTGCTGTCGCGCTACCGACAATCAACCCAAACGTGAGTAAAACAGTAGCCACAACAACGCCAATTAGTCTTCTAAACATGTTTCCCCTTAAAAATTTTGACGCTCAACACAGCTAAGAAAGCGATTCTCAATCTCCAAGCTACTAATTGCTAATGACTCATTGTTTTTTGTCATTAGCTATCAGTGACAAAGTCCGAGATAACCCTTCAGGTGATCTCGTTATCACCCACCAAGTTGCTAGTACCTTTTGGGCGTATTTCAGACGATATTTGGGAAATAATTGCCTTTGCATCTTCTAACGCCAAACGGGTCTTTTGGTGTCTGTAGGCAATTCCCAGTTGGTTGCACAGAGAAAACACTTTTTCTACAGGAATGCTGTAGTCGGCTGCTATCTCTGCGATCGATAGGTCTACAAAACCCATAATGCTTGTTAACTGATAGATAGAGATTGAGTCGCTGTAATACCAATATCACGTTAGGAGTGCAATTTGTCGCCCGAAATACGGTTTGGGGATCGGGAGGGGGGAAGAGGGCAGGGGGAGCAGGAGGAGCAGGGGGAGTAGGGGGAGCAGGGGAGCAGGGGGAGCAGGGGGAGTAGGGAAAAGTTTTCCAATGCCCAATGCCCTATGCCCTATGCCTCTTAACCCTTTCCCCCGGTAAAGGTAACGCTTTGAATAAAGTAACGATTAAAAAAGGCGTAAATGCCTAAAGCTGGCAGGGTGAAGACCATAGAAGCTGCCATAATGTAGTTCCAGTAGCTGATATATTGACCTTTGAAGGTGTTCAGCCCCAAAGGGAGAGTAAACATTTCTGGGTCAAATAGGATAACTATGGGCAGTAAAAAATTATTCCAACTCCCCATGAACACAAAAACTGCCTGTGCTGCTAGTGCTGGTTTTGCTAAAGGTAAAACAATATGTCGGAAAATTCCAAAAGTATTTAAGCCATCCAGCTGGGCTGCTTCTTCTAGTTCTTTAGGAAAATTAACGAAAAACTGCCGCATCATGAAGATAAAAGTGGCATTGACCATGCTAGGCACAATCATGCCTTGGTAAGAATTCAGCCAGCCGATCGCTTTCAAAATCAAAAATGTCGGAATTAGGGTGATTTGCGCTGGTACTGCCAATACTGCCAGGATTAGGAAGAACCAAAAGCGCTTGCCTACAAAACGCAGTCTTGCCAAAGCATAACCAGCCATTGAATTTAACAACAAGTTTAAAAGAGTGACGCTGACGGCGATCGCCACACTGTTGAACAACCAGCGCCAAAACAGCGGTTCTTGGAGAAAGATTTGCCTGTAGTTGTCAAGAGTAAAATTCTTGGGCAGAAAGTTGGGTTCACCACTGACAATCTCTGCTAGTGGCTTAAATGATGCTGAAAGTGCCCAGAGAAAGGGAATTAGGGTGACGATCGCATAGAGTGTCAGCAAGACGTACAACAAGACTTTGAGCCAGGATAAGCCAGAGATGTTAGTCAAATCCGTTCGCCTCCAAAAAGTCGCCGCTGAATCAAAGTGATGGCAATAATCACTGCTGCTAATAAAAATGCGATCGCAGCTGCATATCCCATTTGTAAATTCCGAAACACAGCTTGGTAAATTAGCAGCACCACAGTTAAGGTAGCGTTGTTTGGCCCGCCAGTACCGCCAGAAAAGATGTAAGACTGGTCAAAAAGTTGAAAAGTCCCAATCACCCCCACTGCTACCACAAAGAAGGTTACAGGCTTCAGCAAGGGAAGCGTAATGTGGATAAATTGCTGCCACCCATTTGCGCCATCGAGTTGGGCCGCCTCATAAAGTGTTTGGGGTATATCCTGCAACGCCGCCAGATAAATCACCATGAAAAACGGCGCAGTTGACCAAATGTTCATGATCATAATCCCTTTGAGCGCAACTGCTGGATCACCCAACCAGTTATAAGTAGGTAGCCCCACAAAAGCGAGAAAATCATTTAGTAGCCCATCAGTGTTATAAATCCACATAAAGATGAGCGTCAGCACTGCTGAAGAAGTGACTGTGGGCAAAAAGTAGAGGATGCGCCACCAGTTTTTACCGCGAATCCCAGAATTCAGAGTTACCGCCAGAATTAAAGCTAGGACTGTTTGAATTGGCACAACAATGGCTACATATTCTCCTGTGTTTCTCAAAGCAATCCAAACCCTTTCATCTTCAGCTAATCGTGTAAAGTTCCGAAAACCGATGAACTCGTACTCGATACCGCCAAGAAGTTGAACTTTTTGCAGAGAGAGAAAAACGGCGTAGAGAATGGGTAAGATTACAAAAGTTCCTAAGACCAGAATGGTAGGCATCATAAACATATACCCAGCCATGTTTTCTGTGATCTGCCACCTGGGGTTACTCCGCCGCCTGCTGATTTCAAACACTACTGAACCTCCACCTAATCTCGCACTAACCCGACTGTAGCGATGGGTCATGCATGATTATTTATCGTACTCCGTGTTCAGAACTCGAAACTTTGTGTTCAAAACTCGAAACTTTGTGTTCAGAACTCGAAACTTTATGCTCAGAACTCGGAACTTCGTGCTCAGAACTTGAAACTCCGTGTTCAGAACTCGAAACTTCGTGCTCAGAACTCGAAACTCCGTGTTCAGAACTCAAAACTTCGTGCTCAGAACTCGAAACTCCGTGTTCAGAACTTGGAATTTCCAGAATTCCAGAATAAGTGAAGAGTTAGATTTAAGAAATATGAGACTCAACTTACAATCTCACCTTTAAACGGCTGTTTCGACACGATTAAAAAATTCGTCCAAGACTTGCAAGAATCGTTCCGTCTCTTCGAGATGAGGCATATGTGAACCGTTTTCAAACAGTACCCACTCAGAGCCAGAAATACCTTGGTGAACTGTTTTAACACAAGTAGGCGTAACCTCATCGTAGCGACCTGAGAGTAGCAGTGTCGGCACGATAATTTCACCTAGACGATCTTCAATATTCCAGTCGATGATTTTGCCTGCACCCCGAAACTCTGTACCAACTTTGCTGTAGGCTCTAGTTAAACTGCTGGGCCAAGGGTCTACTCGGCAAAGAAAAGAATGATTGAACACTTCTGACCACGGAATGAGATAAAACCTTCAATGGCAAAAATTGTAGTCATGAAGTTAATATTTTTACTTTTAAAATAAGTATACGTAATTATTCCATCGCCCTAATTTGCTGATTAGCTTCATTCTGTGCCTTCAGCATCGCCTGCTTTAATGGTTGTTGACCAAGTAAGGCGCTGACAAACTGGTTATCAAAATTATTGACGATCGCCTCTGGATATTTACCTACCTGCCAAGGTGTAGCATAATCAACTTCCGCCACTAATGGCGATCGCAGTGGGTCTTGGTCGTAGCCCAAATTCTTTGCAACTGATTTACGTGTTGGCAAAGCAAACCCTTTTCCTGTCCACTTCTGCATCCCTTCTTTACCCGTGAGATAGGAAATCAACTCCCAGGCTTCGGCTTTGTGCTGTGCTTGCTTGTTCATCACGTAGGCAACGGTAAAGACCATCGTGCCTTTTTTGTCATTAATAGTAGGCACTGGTGCGGTAGCAAACTCTAGTTGGGGAAAGGTTTCAGTTAGATAGGGAATTGCCCAGTTACCTTCAATCACCATTGCTACTTTACTCTGACCAAACATTTCACTACCTGAGTTTGTCCCCACATCAGATTTTTGGGCAGAGGAGTGGTCTTTTTGATACTGGTCTACTACCAACTCTAAACCCTGCAAACCTGCCGCACTGGCAAAGTTAGCATAACCATTTTGATCAACAAGTTGTCCACCAAAGGCTTTAATTTTATAAGCCTGACGCGCCAATTCGGGAATTTCTCCAAAGCCGTATTTGTTAATTTTGCCTGTCAATTGTTTCGAGTAGTTACGTAATTCCTCCCAAGTAGCTGGCGGATTACTCAAGCTTGCGGCGGCGAATGCTTTTTTGTTATAAAACAGAGCAAGGGTAGAATAGTCTTTAGGAAAACCGTAAATCTGGTTTTGGTATTTGAAGCTGTCGAGTAGGGTATCCTCAAAATCCGTTAGGTCAAATTCGGGAGTGATGTAAGCATCTAACGGTTCCAGAACATTCTGACTCATCAAGAAAGGAGCTTCCAGCGCATCCAGATAAAAGACATCAGGCGCAGCTTCCCCAACTAAACGAGTTTTGATTACATCCATGTATTGGTCGGAGATTACCTCATATTTCACCTTAATAGTTGGATGCTGTGCCTCAAAGTCTTGTAATACCTGTCTCAAAAGTTTTTGCTCAACAGGGGAACCTCCCCAACCACTAAGTTTAATGGTGACTGCGGTAGACGCTAAGGGTTTGCTTGGTAATTGTAAACTGTGACAAGCAATGATAGCGATCGCGATCGCCATTACCAGTCCCAAAAAATTAAACAATCTTTTCTTGATCACAGACAAATAACAGTCTCTCTCACCTCACTTATATCTTGTGTTATTAATGAGTGAGATTTTACTTCTCTGAAATTTTTGTTAAAAATTGCAAGCTGAAATAACCAAAACTTATCAGGAATATTAATGAAAGCATACTGAGTTCCAGGGCAACCGGATTTATATCAGGATGTTTTACTCATTAAACATACATTATGGATTTTGTTCAGGTTGAAACAACTTCGCCACTGACTCTAGAAATTTCCCAGATTACCTTACCACTAACAGCACTCTCTCCAACCTCTCGAATTCCCAAGGATACTATTCGCACAAGTCTAAGAGCCTCCACTACAGATTCTGTCTTAGCAGCGGTTTACTCCCTTGGAACTGGCGGGATTTTACTCAGCAATTTCTTGGTGGAATTGGGTGCTAGTCCAGTGGTATTTGGGATGGTTTCCTCTATCCCCATGTTGGTCAATCTGGTTCAGCCGTTGGGTGCTTACTTGTCTGAACGCAGTACCAGCCGCTTTCAATATTCTCTTCGGACACACGGAATTGGTCGGCTGCTATGGCTAGTTCTAGTAATCAGTATCGCAGGCGTAAGCTGGGGAGTGGTTAATACTCACCAGTTAGTGATATTGACACTCTTGATTGTCCTATTTAGCAATCTTTTAGGAGGACTAGGAACGGCATCGTGGTTAAGTTGGATAGCAATGATAGTTCCCCGGCAATTGCGAGGCAGGTATTTTGGCATACGCAATAGTGCTGCTAGCCTCACGAATTTGGTTTGCGTACCAATGGCTGGTCTAGCTGTATCACATTGGTATGGTGGAACTCTGCAAGGCTATGGGGTGATTTTGCTGGTAGGCATCGTGTTTGGGATTATGGGATTAGGGTGTCAGTATTTCCAAGTGGATATGAATCCGCGCTCGGAAAACACTTATTATGGCAAGTTACCTCAAACAAGTGAGATTCAGCCAGAGGTTGCAAAAGATGAATCTTCTGAAGTCGCTCAATCAATTCATCCACCACAAAACCAATTAGCTGACAGTCTTTGGAAAAACTCTAACTTTTTAAGATTTCTGCTGTATTTCAGCTTCTGGACGTTTGCTGTGAGCCTCAGCGAGCCTTTTTTTAACCTTTACATGCTGGACAGGCTGGATTTGGATGTGAGCTATGTGACCATCTACAACAGCCTTCAGGCGGGGGCAACTTTGCTGATGCTCATCCTGTGGGGCAAATTAGCAGACAAGATAGGCAATCGTCCCATCCTCATCTGTATTGGGATTTTGGTTGCAGCCAGACCACTGCTGTGGCTGGGGATTGGTGTTAATCGCCTTGACATCTGGTTGTGGTTACCCCTGTTACACATCTTGAGTGGAGGGACTTGGGCGGCGATTGACTTGTGCAGCAACAATATACAATTGGCCATCGCACCAAATAAAAATCAGTCTATCTATTTTGCGATCGCAGCTGCCGTTGCTGGGGCGAGTGGTGC from Nostoc sp. UHCC 0926 includes these protein-coding regions:
- the petJ gene encoding cytochrome c6 PetJ, whose protein sequence is MRILLLILLLAIAQFKLTFISPALAAETSNGAKIFEANCASCHIGGGNILISQKTLKKEALSKYLENYDRDSIEAIIHQVQNGKNAMPAFKSKLSPEEILEVAAYVFQNAEQGW
- the petE gene encoding plastocyanin, producing the protein MKLISASWRRLGLAVLTILLVVSSFAVFTPSASAETYQVKLGSDKGLLAFEPKKLTIKPGDTVEWVNNKVPPHNVVFDSAKNPTKSADLAKSLSHKKLLMSPGQKETTTFATDAPAGDYTFYCEPHRGAGMVGTITVQG
- the psbV gene encoding photosystem II cytochrome c-550; protein product: MFRRLIGVVVATVLLTFGLIVGSATAVELDKATRTVPLNTQGETTVLSLKQVKEGKRLFNYACAQCHAGGVTKTNQNVGLTPDDLALATPNRNNVEGLVDYLKNPTTYDGEEEISEIHPSVKSADIFTAMRNLTDDDLEAIAGHILLQPKIVGTKWGGGKIYY
- a CDS encoding carbohydrate ABC transporter permease, whose product is MTNISGLSWLKVLLYVLLTLYAIVTLIPFLWALSASFKPLAEIVSGEPNFLPKNFTLDNYRQIFLQEPLFWRWLFNSVAIAVSVTLLNLLLNSMAGYALARLRFVGKRFWFFLILAVLAVPAQITLIPTFLILKAIGWLNSYQGMIVPSMVNATFIFMMRQFFVNFPKELEEAAQLDGLNTFGIFRHIVLPLAKPALAAQAVFVFMGSWNNFLLPIVILFDPEMFTLPLGLNTFKGQYISYWNYIMAASMVFTLPALGIYAFFNRYFIQSVTFTGGKG
- a CDS encoding carbohydrate ABC transporter permease produces the protein MAGYMFMMPTILVLGTFVILPILYAVFLSLQKVQLLGGIEYEFIGFRNFTRLAEDERVWIALRNTGEYVAIVVPIQTVLALILAVTLNSGIRGKNWWRILYFLPTVTSSAVLTLIFMWIYNTDGLLNDFLAFVGLPTYNWLGDPAVALKGIMIMNIWSTAPFFMVIYLAALQDIPQTLYEAAQLDGANGWQQFIHITLPLLKPVTFFVVAVGVIGTFQLFDQSYIFSGGTGGPNNATLTVVLLIYQAVFRNLQMGYAAAIAFLLAAVIIAITLIQRRLFGGERI
- a CDS encoding ABC transporter substrate-binding protein, translated to MAIAIAIIACHSLQLPSKPLASTAVTIKLSGWGGSPVEQKLLRQVLQDFEAQHPTIKVKYEVISDQYMDVIKTRLVGEAAPDVFYLDALEAPFLMSQNVLEPLDAYITPEFDLTDFEDTLLDSFKYQNQIYGFPKDYSTLALFYNKKAFAAASLSNPPATWEELRNYSKQLTGKINKYGFGEIPELARQAYKIKAFGGQLVDQNGYANFASAAGLQGLELVVDQYQKDHSSAQKSDVGTNSGSEMFGQSKVAMVIEGNWAIPYLTETFPQLEFATAPVPTINDKKGTMVFTVAYVMNKQAQHKAEAWELISYLTGKEGMQKWTGKGFALPTRKSVAKNLGYDQDPLRSPLVAEVDYATPWQVGKYPEAIVNNFDNQFVSALLGQQPLKQAMLKAQNEANQQIRAME
- a CDS encoding MFS transporter — its product is MDFVQVETTSPLTLEISQITLPLTALSPTSRIPKDTIRTSLRASTTDSVLAAVYSLGTGGILLSNFLVELGASPVVFGMVSSIPMLVNLVQPLGAYLSERSTSRFQYSLRTHGIGRLLWLVLVISIAGVSWGVVNTHQLVILTLLIVLFSNLLGGLGTASWLSWIAMIVPRQLRGRYFGIRNSAASLTNLVCVPMAGLAVSHWYGGTLQGYGVILLVGIVFGIMGLGCQYFQVDMNPRSENTYYGKLPQTSEIQPEVAKDESSEVAQSIHPPQNQLADSLWKNSNFLRFLLYFSFWTFAVSLSEPFFNLYMLDRLDLDVSYVTIYNSLQAGATLLMLILWGKLADKIGNRPILICIGILVAARPLLWLGIGVNRLDIWLWLPLLHILSGGTWAAIDLCSNNIQLAIAPNKNQSIYFAIAAAVAGASGALGTTIGSFIIQFAQFGGLLGLFALSSLFRLAALVPLLFVKEPGR